The window CGGCACGGCGCCCGGCATGTTCGCGACGCAGTAGAAGATCGAGCCGGCCACCTCGAACGTCGGGTTCGAGTGCGTGGTGGGCCGGGTCGACTCGAAGCAGCCGCCCTGGTCCACGGAGATGTCGACCAGCACCGACCCCGGCTTCATCGACGCGACCATCTCGTCGGTGACGAGCACCGGCGCCTTGGCGCCCGGCACGAGCACCGCGCCGATGACGAGGTCCGCCTCGACAACGGCCTTCTCGATCTCGTACGTGTTCGAGGCGACGGTCTGGATGCGGCCCTTGTGGATGCGGTCTACCTCGCGGAGGCGGGCGATGTTCTTGTCCAGCAGGAGGACCTCGGCCTCCATGCCCTGCGCGATCCAGGCGGCGTTGGAGCCGGAGATGCCGGCGCCGAGCACGACGACCCGGGCCGGGTACACGCCGGGGGCGCCGCCCATGAGGACGCCGCGGCCGCCCTGGGCGCGTTCCAGGAAGTGGGCGCCGGCCTGCGGCGCCATCCGGCCCGCGACCTCCGACATCGGCGCGAGCAGCGGCAGCGAACGGTCCGGCAGCTCGACGGTCTCGTACGCGACGGCCGTGATGCCCGACTCCAGCAGCGCGGTGGTGCACTCCAGCGACGCGGCGAGGTGCAGGTACGTGAACAGCACCTGGTCCTTCCGCATCCGGTGGTACTCCTCCGCGATCGGCTCCTTGACCTTGAGCACGAGGTCCGCGGTGCCCCACACGTCGTCGGCGGTGCGGAGGATGGTCGCGCCGGCCGCGACGAACTCGTCGTCGGTGATGGACGAGCCGACGCCCGCCGACTCCTCGACGTAGACGTCGTGGCCCGCGGCGGAGAGCTCGCGGACGCCTGCGGGCGTGATCGCGACGCGGTACTCGTTGTCCTTGAGCTCGCGCGGGATGCCGACCTTCACGTGACTCCTTCGGGGGAACGCGCCGGCGTCACCCGCGCCGGGAACGGCTCCGCAGTCTAGGGGACGCGCACCTGGGCGGCCTCACCCGGAGGCCCTACACTGCTGGCGCCCGGTTTGTGCCTCCCGCTCACGGGGACGGATCCAGCAACCGGGAACCCTACGCAAAGGAGTCCCACTCGTGCGCACTCGTGTGCTCGCGGCAGGTGGAGTGGCCCTCGCCGCCGCCATCGCCGCCACCCTCTCCGGTGGCACCGCCACCGCCGCCGGCTTCTCGGCCCCCGTGGTCGTCAGCTCGCTCAACGCGAGCGAGCCGGGCATCGACGCCGCCCCCGACGGCACCCTCTACATCAACGCCCCCCTCGGCATCGGCTCCAGCCTCCCGACCTCGCCGAGCGTCGTCTGGCGCTCGACCAACGGCGGCGCCACCTGGACGCAGACGCCGTTCGGGCTGCGCGCGGCCGCCCCCGGCGGCGGCGACTCCGACATCTCGGTCGCGCCCGACAACACGCTGTCGTGGACCGACCTGTGGCTGGGCAGCTCGACCGTCGGCAAGTCCACCGACCAGGCGCAGACCTGGCTGGTCAACCCGCTCCAGGGCACGTACGCCCAGGACCGCCAGTGGGTCGCCGGTGTCGGCGGCAACGTCGTCTACCACGTGACGCACCAGATCCCCACCGGCATCACGGTGGCGCGTTCGGTCGACGGCGGCGTCACCTACCCGACGCAGACCATCGCCGCGACGCCGCTCGACCAGACCGGCTGCGTCTGCCCGGCGGGCACGCTGATCGCCGAGGCCGGCACGCCGGTCGTCGCGGGCCAGCAGGCCAGCAGCGTCACCGACAAGGTCGGCGTCATCTACTACACGTCCTCCGGCGGCATCAAGTTCGCCAAGTCCACCAACAGCGGCTCGTCGTGGACCAACGTCAACGTCAAGCCGGCCAGCAGCGCCGACACCGGCCGCGCGTTCCCGGTCGTCGCGAACGCCGGCAACGGCGTCCTCGTCGCCGCCTGGCAGGAGGTCAACGGCTCGTCCAGCACGGTCGCGTACAGCGTCTCGACCAACTGGGGCTCGACCTGGAAGGCGCCGGTGACGATCGTCAGCGGCGGCTCCTCGGTCTTCCCGTGGATCGACGCGCGCGGCTCGAAGGTGTCGGTGTCGGTGTTCCACACCACCGCCAGCGGCCTGCCGGACAACGTCGCCAACTCCGCGTCGTGGTTCGAGACCTACCTCGAGGGCACGATCA is drawn from Mycobacteriales bacterium and contains these coding sequences:
- the ald gene encoding alanine dehydrogenase, which gives rise to MKVGIPRELKDNEYRVAITPAGVRELSAAGHDVYVEESAGVGSSITDDEFVAAGATILRTADDVWGTADLVLKVKEPIAEEYHRMRKDQVLFTYLHLAASLECTTALLESGITAVAYETVELPDRSLPLLAPMSEVAGRMAPQAGAHFLERAQGGRGVLMGGAPGVYPARVVVLGAGISGSNAAWIAQGMEAEVLLLDKNIARLREVDRIHKGRIQTVASNTYEIEKAVVEADLVIGAVLVPGAKAPVLVTDEMVASMKPGSVLVDISVDQGGCFESTRPTTHSNPTFEVAGSIFYCVANMPGAVPHTSTYALTNVTLPYAVSIANRGVVDAVRRDPALALGVNAVGGQVTYAPVAEAHGLSSVPLAEVWG